One Vitis vinifera cultivar Pinot Noir 40024 chromosome 8, ASM3070453v1 genomic window carries:
- the LOC100243192 gene encoding hydroxymethylglutaryl-CoA lyase, mitochondrial isoform X3, whose product MNHLLRSMPGFVKIVEVGPRDGLQNEKDIVPTVVKVELIKMLVSSGLPIVEATSFVSPKWVPQLADAKDVMEAIRTVEGGRFPVLTPNLKGFEAAVAAGAKEVAIFASASESFSKSNINCSIEDSLTRYRDVALAARKLSIPVRGYISCVVGCPLEGVVSPSKVTYVGKELYDMGCYEISLGDTIGVGTPGTVIPMLEDVIDVVPIDKLAVHFHDTYGQALSNILASLQMGITTVDSSVSGLGGCPYAKGASGNVATEDVVYMLNGLGVKTNVDLGKLMLAGDFICQHLGRQSGSKTAIALSRIRGHASKL is encoded by the exons ATGAATCAT TTGCTAAGAAGTATGCCAGGATTTGTGAAGATTGTGGAAGTTGGTCCCAGAGATGGATTGCAAAATGAGAAGGACATTGTGCCTACTGTTGTAAAGGTTGAGCTGATTAAGATGCTAGTTTCTTCAGGATTGCCTATTGTAGAGGCTACAAGTTTTGTCTCACCAAAATGGGTGCCACAG CTAGCAGATGCAAAGGATGTAATGGAAGCCATTCGAACTGTTGAAGGTGGTAGATTTCCTGTGTTGACACCTAATCTTAAA GGCTTTGAAGCAGCTGTTGCAGCTGGAGCTAAGGAAGTGGCCATCTTTGCCTCTGCTTCTGAGTCATTTTCAAAGTCAAACATCAATTGTAGCATTGAAGATAGTCTCACTCGTTACCGTGATGTTGCTCTTGCTGCTAGAAAGCTCTCAATCCCTGTTCGTGG ATACATATCGTGCGTTGTGGGTTGTCCACTGGAAGGAGTAGTATCTCCATCAAAAGTAACATATGTGGGTAAAGAACTTTATGATATGGGTTGCTATGAAATTTCCCTTGGCGATACTATTGGTGTTGGTACTCCTG GTACTGTCATTCCAATGCTTGAAGATGTTATTGATGTTGTTCCTATTGATAAGCTTGCCGTCCATTTTCACGATACTTATGGGCAGGCTCTTTCAAATATTCTAGCATCACTCCAA ATGGGGATCACCACAGTGGATTCATCAGTATCTGGTCTTGGGGGCTGCCCATATGCTAAAGGTGCTTCTGGGAATGTTGCGACTGAGGATGTTGTTTACATGCTAAATGGACTCGGGGTGAAGACAAATGTGGATCTTGGGAAGCTCATGTTGGCTGGGGATTTCATCTGTCAGCATTTGGGACGACAATCTGGTTCAAAGACAGCAATTGCCTTGAGTAGAATCAGAGGTCATGCCTCCAAGCTATGA
- the LOC100243192 gene encoding uncharacterized protein LOC100243192 isoform X1: MLSVKALDKFLRLRSFFSCTSIPIMSNLEEPAVFGKLSRFGGDKVKMFSSNPCMIRENGTGIGDCWVEGSSLHSPKNSNYEYTEEVCPWRRQMRNVSRGDFLNRTPANMSRNHRVFRSVPDACYLTDRPYSSHCNDECTRDNKLLRSMPGFVKIVEVGPRDGLQNEKDIVPTVVKVELIKMLVSSGLPIVEATSFVSPKWVPQLADAKDVMEAIRTVEGGRFPVLTPNLKGFEAAVAAGAKEVAIFASASESFSKSNINCSIEDSLTRYRDVALAARKLSIPVRGYISCVVGCPLEGVVSPSKVTYVGKELYDMGCYEISLGDTIGVGTPGTVIPMLEDVIDVVPIDKLAVHFHDTYGQALSNILASLQMGITTVDSSVSGLGGCPYAKGASGNVATEDVVYMLNGLGVKTNVDLGKLMLAGDFICQHLGRQSGSKTAIALSRIRGHASKL, translated from the exons ATGCTATCAGTGAAGGCTTTGGATAAATTTTTACGGTTGAGAAGTTTCTTTTCTTGTACTTCTATTCCAATAATGTCAAATTTGGAGGAGCCAGCTGTTTTTGGCAAGCTTTCAAGATTTGGTGGTGATAAAGTTAAAATGTTTTCCTCTAATCCTTGCATGATCAGAGAAAATGGTACAGGAATCGGAGATTGCTGGGTTGAAGGGTCGAGCCTTCACTCTCCAAAAAATAGCAA TTATGAGTATACAGAAGAAGTATGCCCTTGGAGAAGACAAATGAGGAATGTGTCACGGGGGGATTTCTTAAATCGTACACCTGCAAACATGAGTAGAAATCATAGAGTATTTCGAAGTGTTCCTGATGCTTGTTATTTGACAGATCGTCCTTATAGCTCCCATTGCAATGATGAATGCACAAGGGATAATAAG TTGCTAAGAAGTATGCCAGGATTTGTGAAGATTGTGGAAGTTGGTCCCAGAGATGGATTGCAAAATGAGAAGGACATTGTGCCTACTGTTGTAAAGGTTGAGCTGATTAAGATGCTAGTTTCTTCAGGATTGCCTATTGTAGAGGCTACAAGTTTTGTCTCACCAAAATGGGTGCCACAG CTAGCAGATGCAAAGGATGTAATGGAAGCCATTCGAACTGTTGAAGGTGGTAGATTTCCTGTGTTGACACCTAATCTTAAA GGCTTTGAAGCAGCTGTTGCAGCTGGAGCTAAGGAAGTGGCCATCTTTGCCTCTGCTTCTGAGTCATTTTCAAAGTCAAACATCAATTGTAGCATTGAAGATAGTCTCACTCGTTACCGTGATGTTGCTCTTGCTGCTAGAAAGCTCTCAATCCCTGTTCGTGG ATACATATCGTGCGTTGTGGGTTGTCCACTGGAAGGAGTAGTATCTCCATCAAAAGTAACATATGTGGGTAAAGAACTTTATGATATGGGTTGCTATGAAATTTCCCTTGGCGATACTATTGGTGTTGGTACTCCTG GTACTGTCATTCCAATGCTTGAAGATGTTATTGATGTTGTTCCTATTGATAAGCTTGCCGTCCATTTTCACGATACTTATGGGCAGGCTCTTTCAAATATTCTAGCATCACTCCAA ATGGGGATCACCACAGTGGATTCATCAGTATCTGGTCTTGGGGGCTGCCCATATGCTAAAGGTGCTTCTGGGAATGTTGCGACTGAGGATGTTGTTTACATGCTAAATGGACTCGGGGTGAAGACAAATGTGGATCTTGGGAAGCTCATGTTGGCTGGGGATTTCATCTGTCAGCATTTGGGACGACAATCTGGTTCAAAGACAGCAATTGCCTTGAGTAGAATCAGAGGTCATGCCTCCAAGCTATGA
- the LOC100243192 gene encoding hydroxymethylglutaryl-CoA lyase, mitochondrial isoform X4 codes for MPGFVKIVEVGPRDGLQNEKDIVPTVVKVELIKMLVSSGLPIVEATSFVSPKWVPQLADAKDVMEAIRTVEGGRFPVLTPNLKGFEAAVAAGAKEVAIFASASESFSKSNINCSIEDSLTRYRDVALAARKLSIPVRGYISCVVGCPLEGVVSPSKVTYVGKELYDMGCYEISLGDTIGVGTPGTVIPMLEDVIDVVPIDKLAVHFHDTYGQALSNILASLQMGITTVDSSVSGLGGCPYAKGASGNVATEDVVYMLNGLGVKTNVDLGKLMLAGDFICQHLGRQSGSKTAIALSRIRGHASKL; via the exons ATGCCAGGATTTGTGAAGATTGTGGAAGTTGGTCCCAGAGATGGATTGCAAAATGAGAAGGACATTGTGCCTACTGTTGTAAAGGTTGAGCTGATTAAGATGCTAGTTTCTTCAGGATTGCCTATTGTAGAGGCTACAAGTTTTGTCTCACCAAAATGGGTGCCACAG CTAGCAGATGCAAAGGATGTAATGGAAGCCATTCGAACTGTTGAAGGTGGTAGATTTCCTGTGTTGACACCTAATCTTAAA GGCTTTGAAGCAGCTGTTGCAGCTGGAGCTAAGGAAGTGGCCATCTTTGCCTCTGCTTCTGAGTCATTTTCAAAGTCAAACATCAATTGTAGCATTGAAGATAGTCTCACTCGTTACCGTGATGTTGCTCTTGCTGCTAGAAAGCTCTCAATCCCTGTTCGTGG ATACATATCGTGCGTTGTGGGTTGTCCACTGGAAGGAGTAGTATCTCCATCAAAAGTAACATATGTGGGTAAAGAACTTTATGATATGGGTTGCTATGAAATTTCCCTTGGCGATACTATTGGTGTTGGTACTCCTG GTACTGTCATTCCAATGCTTGAAGATGTTATTGATGTTGTTCCTATTGATAAGCTTGCCGTCCATTTTCACGATACTTATGGGCAGGCTCTTTCAAATATTCTAGCATCACTCCAA ATGGGGATCACCACAGTGGATTCATCAGTATCTGGTCTTGGGGGCTGCCCATATGCTAAAGGTGCTTCTGGGAATGTTGCGACTGAGGATGTTGTTTACATGCTAAATGGACTCGGGGTGAAGACAAATGTGGATCTTGGGAAGCTCATGTTGGCTGGGGATTTCATCTGTCAGCATTTGGGACGACAATCTGGTTCAAAGACAGCAATTGCCTTGAGTAGAATCAGAGGTCATGCCTCCAAGCTATGA
- the LOC100243192 gene encoding hydroxymethylglutaryl-CoA lyase, mitochondrial isoform X2: MRNVSRGDFLNRTPANMSRNHRVFRSVPDACYLTDRPYSSHCNDECTRDNKLLRSMPGFVKIVEVGPRDGLQNEKDIVPTVVKVELIKMLVSSGLPIVEATSFVSPKWVPQLADAKDVMEAIRTVEGGRFPVLTPNLKGFEAAVAAGAKEVAIFASASESFSKSNINCSIEDSLTRYRDVALAARKLSIPVRGYISCVVGCPLEGVVSPSKVTYVGKELYDMGCYEISLGDTIGVGTPGTVIPMLEDVIDVVPIDKLAVHFHDTYGQALSNILASLQMGITTVDSSVSGLGGCPYAKGASGNVATEDVVYMLNGLGVKTNVDLGKLMLAGDFICQHLGRQSGSKTAIALSRIRGHASKL; encoded by the exons ATGAGGAATGTGTCACGGGGGGATTTCTTAAATCGTACACCTGCAAACATGAGTAGAAATCATAGAGTATTTCGAAGTGTTCCTGATGCTTGTTATTTGACAGATCGTCCTTATAGCTCCCATTGCAATGATGAATGCACAAGGGATAATAAG TTGCTAAGAAGTATGCCAGGATTTGTGAAGATTGTGGAAGTTGGTCCCAGAGATGGATTGCAAAATGAGAAGGACATTGTGCCTACTGTTGTAAAGGTTGAGCTGATTAAGATGCTAGTTTCTTCAGGATTGCCTATTGTAGAGGCTACAAGTTTTGTCTCACCAAAATGGGTGCCACAG CTAGCAGATGCAAAGGATGTAATGGAAGCCATTCGAACTGTTGAAGGTGGTAGATTTCCTGTGTTGACACCTAATCTTAAA GGCTTTGAAGCAGCTGTTGCAGCTGGAGCTAAGGAAGTGGCCATCTTTGCCTCTGCTTCTGAGTCATTTTCAAAGTCAAACATCAATTGTAGCATTGAAGATAGTCTCACTCGTTACCGTGATGTTGCTCTTGCTGCTAGAAAGCTCTCAATCCCTGTTCGTGG ATACATATCGTGCGTTGTGGGTTGTCCACTGGAAGGAGTAGTATCTCCATCAAAAGTAACATATGTGGGTAAAGAACTTTATGATATGGGTTGCTATGAAATTTCCCTTGGCGATACTATTGGTGTTGGTACTCCTG GTACTGTCATTCCAATGCTTGAAGATGTTATTGATGTTGTTCCTATTGATAAGCTTGCCGTCCATTTTCACGATACTTATGGGCAGGCTCTTTCAAATATTCTAGCATCACTCCAA ATGGGGATCACCACAGTGGATTCATCAGTATCTGGTCTTGGGGGCTGCCCATATGCTAAAGGTGCTTCTGGGAATGTTGCGACTGAGGATGTTGTTTACATGCTAAATGGACTCGGGGTGAAGACAAATGTGGATCTTGGGAAGCTCATGTTGGCTGGGGATTTCATCTGTCAGCATTTGGGACGACAATCTGGTTCAAAGACAGCAATTGCCTTGAGTAGAATCAGAGGTCATGCCTCCAAGCTATGA
- the LOC100248318 gene encoding uncharacterized protein LOC100248318 — MASQVANHLEPWQDLEGKVVMVTGASSGLGSEFCLNLAKAGCKIVAAARRVDRLKSLCDEINNLTHSNLPPNADPPLRAVAVELDVTSDGSSIGASVQKAWEAFGRIDALLNNAGIRGNVNSPLDISEEEWNNTLKTNLTGSWLVSKYVGMRMRDAKNGGSIINISSIAALNRGQLPGGVAYVSSKSGLSAMTKVMALELGAYNIRANAIAPGLFKSEITSGLMQKDWLNTVAQRTCPMRTFGTSDPALTSLVRYLIHDSSRYISGNIFIVDAGATLPGVPIFSSL, encoded by the exons ATGGCGTCCCAAGTCGCGAACCACCTCGAGCCATGGCAAGACCTGGAGGGCAAGGTGGTCATGGTCACCGGCGCTTCCTCGGGTCTCGGCAGCGAGTTCTGCCTCAACCTCGCCAAAGCCGGCTGCAAGATCGTGGCGGCCGCCCGCCGAGTTGACCGACTCAAGTCTCTCTGCGACGAGATCAACAACCTCACCCACTCGAACCTTCCTCCAAACGCTGATCCGCCTCTCCGAGCCGTAGCAGTCGAACTTGACGTCACCAGCGATGGCTCCTCAATCGGCGCCTCCGTTCAGAAGGCTTGGGAGGCCTTTGGACGTATCGATGCTTTGCTAAATAATGCGGGCATTAGAG GCAATGTGAACTCTCCTCTGGATATATCTGAGGAGGAATGGAATAATACTCTGAAGACAAACTTGACGGGATCATGGTTGGTGTCAAAATATGTCGGTATGCGCATGAGGGATGCCAAGAATGGAGGATCAATCATCAATATTTCTTCCATTGCTGCTCTTAATCGGGGAcagttacctggaggagtagcCTATGTGTCTTCCAAGTCAGGCTTGAGCGCCATGACAAAG gtaatggctctggaattGGGGGCATACAATATTAGAGCGAATGCAATAGCACCTGGACTATTCAAATCAGAGATAACTTCGGGCCTTATGCAAAAAGACTGGCTCAACACTGTGGCTCAGAGAACATGCCCTATGCGGACCTTTGGAACATCGGACCCTGCATTGACATCCCTGGTGCGATACTTGATTCATGATTCTTCACGATACATATCAGGTAACATTTTCATTGTCGATGCAGGTGCAACCCTGCCGGGTGTCCCCATTTTCTCTTCCCTTTGA